From Pedobacter aquae:
GCTGTTATAGAAAGGTTTTCATCAGCCTTTAAAATGCCAAAACTGGTTCCGTCTTTAGCGTTAACCGGGATGGTAGCAATAGAAATATCAGCTCCTTTTTCAACATGCGAATCAACCATAGCTTCAAAATCCATTTGGTAAAGCTGGTCGCCAGATAAGATTAATACATATTCAAAATCATGCTGTTTTACATGATGTAAACTTTGTCTTACAGCATCAGCTGTACCTTGGTACCAGGTTGTATTTAAAGGAGTTTGCTCTGCTGCCAAAATATCCACAAAAGCATCACTAAAAACACTAAAATGATAGGTGTTTTTAATGTGTTTATTTAAAGATGCCGAGTTAAACTGAGTTAAAACGAAAATCCTTTTTAAGTTAGAATTTATACAGTTAGAGATAGGAATATCAACCAAACGATATTTACCAGCAATAGGAACTGCCGGTTTAGAACGTGTTGCTGTAAGAGGATAAAGACGAGAGCCTTGCCCGCCACCTAGGATAATTGAAATGACTTTAGATGGTACCATGTTGTAGTGTTAAGCTGCTGTATAAATGAATATATTGCTGTGCCGATTTATTCCATGAAAAGTCTAAACTCATCATAGATTTTCTTATTTGTGTTAGTTTTTTATTGTCTTGATAGAGGTAGATAGCCCTTTCGATAGCTTTTACTATATCGCTTACCTCACAATTATCAAATCTTATACCATAGCCACCGGTATCATCAATATCAATAATAGAATCTTTTAATCCGCCGGTTGCCCTTACAATAGCTACTGTGCCGTATTTTAAAGCGTATAATTGGTTTAAACCGCAAGGCTCTACTCTTGATGGCATCAAAATAAAATCTGCCGCTGCATAAATCTGATGGGAAAGCTCCTCGTTGTAACCGATATAAACATTATAGTCTTTAAATTCTTCTTTTAAATCTACAAGTTGCTGCTCTATGTATTTCTCGCCAGAACCTAAAACCAACACACTTATTTGCCCATCAAAAGCTTTTAAGCTATCTCTTATAGCATCGGCAAGTTTATCTGCCCCTTTCTCTAAAACTAACCTACCTATAAATGTAAAAAGTGGTTTTGTTTCATCTAAACCAAAAGCTCTACAAATTTCTGCCTTATTAAAAGCTTTACCTTGCACTACACTGCTAGCCGTATAAGTTTTAGCAATCATTTTATCTTTAGCAGGATTCCAAACGGCTGGGTCTATACCATTTAAAATACCTATTCCTTTTTGCTGCTCCAACTCGAATAAAAATTCTAGTCCGTTTGCTTGATGTTTTAGCTCGGCCAAATAACTTGGCGAAACGGTAGTGTAAGCCCAACAACATTTTACTGCTGCGGCCAAAGAATTAATACAGCCACCCCAATCTAGAAGACCTGTTTTGCTCGTATCGGCATCTGGTAGATAGTAGAATTTATCCCATCCCAACCAACCTTGGTATTGCCCATTATGTATAGTTAAAACTGTAGGGATATCTTTTAAGGAGTTAAATCTGGATGAATGCTGCATGAGAAAAGGCACTAAACCAGCATGATGATCATGACAATGTACCAAATCTACTTCAACATTTGCTTTTACCAGCCAATCTACCACAGCAATTTGATAGGCTACAAACTGCTCTATTTCATCTGGATAGCAATATATTTCTTCGCGATCTAATAAACTTGGTATTTTAACCAAATAAAGCTCAAAACCTAGTACATCTTTTTCTTCTTTCAGGATTTCATAATCGAAAACCCTTTGCCCTAAATGAGAAGAACTGCTAAAAACGTTTATTAAATGATGCTCTTGCGTAAATTTCCGATTATAAAAAGGCATCACAACGCTTGCTTGTACGCCTTCTTGTTTTTGATATTTTGGAAGTGCACCCACAACATCGCCCAGGCCGCCTGCCTTGGCTACCGGATAACATTCTGCACTTAAATGTAATACATTCATTAAAGATAAATTGGTGCTTTAATTTAGTATTTTGTTATTTAAATGAAGAATTATTTCTTAATAAATTATGATTTTAATGTGCCTCTAACCAGTTTTGTCCTTCGCCAATTTCTACCACAATAGGTACAGTTGTTTTAAGGGCATTTTTCATCCTGTTTTGGATAATGGTTTTCATTTGCTCTTTCTCAGAAATCAGCACATCAAAAACCAACTCATCATGTACCTGCATGGTCATTTTAGATTGCAGCTTTTGGCTGATGATATCTTGATGTATTTGAATCATGGCAACCTTAATCATATCTGCCGCAGAACCTTGTATAGGTGCATTAATGGCATTTCGCTCTGCAAAACCTCTTACAGTTTGGTTGGCCGAGTTGATATCTCTTAAATATCTTCTACGCCCCATAATGGTTTCTACATATCCATTTTCACGAGCAAAATTCATGGTATCTGCCATATATCTTTTGATGCCTGCGTATTGTGTGAAGTAGTTTTCTATAATTTCTGCCGCTTCTTTTCTTGGGATACCTAAATTTTGCGATAAACCAAAAGCAGATTGGCCGTATATAATTCCAAAGTTTACCGCCTTAGCATTTCTTCTTTGTTCTGATGTTACTTCTGATAACGCTACACCATAAACCTTAGCTGCGGTTGCGGTATGGATATCTAAACCATTTACAAAAGCTTCCATCATGTTTTCATCTTTACTTATTTCTGCAATGATGCGTAGCTCTATTTGAGAATAATCGGCAGATAAAAGGATATGATTTTCATCTCTAGGGATAAATGCTTTTCTTACTTCTCTGCCTCTTTCTGTCTTTATGGGGATATTTTGCAAGTTTGGATTATTAGAACTTAACCTACCTGTTGCAGCTACCGCTTGATTATATGAAGTATGCACCCTATTGGTTTTAGTATTTATCATCAGCGGAAGCGCATCTACATAAGTAGACTTTAACTTACATAACTGGCGGTAATCTAATATATCTCTAACAATGTCTGATTTATTGGCGAGTGCAAGTAAAACATCTTCACCAGTTTGGTATTGCCCGGTTTTAGTTTTCTTGGCTTTATCATCAAGCTTAAGCTTATCAAATAAAACCTCGCCTAGTTGTTTTGGCGAGCCAATATTAAATTTAACACCCGCTTTATCAAAAACTGTGGCTTCTAAACGGTTTATCTCTACCTCTAAATCTTTAGAATAGGTTTGCAATTGCTGAATATCTATACGCACCCCTTCTTTCTCCATATCTGCTAAAACGTAGATTAATGGATTTTCCAAGTTTTGAGCTAAATTATCGGCTTGAACTTCTTTAAGTAAGGGCTCAAAAACTTCTTTTAGTTGTAGCGTAATATCGGCATCCTCGGCAGCATAATCTTTTGCTTTCTCTAGCTCAACATCACGCATATTGCCCTGGTTTTTTCCTTTTTTACCAATCAGTTCGGTAATAGAAACAGGCGTATAACCCAAATAATTTTCTGCCAATACATCCATATTATGGCGGGTATCAGGGTCTAGCAGGTAATGGGCCAGCATGGTATCAAACAATTCGCCTTTTAGGTTAATGTTATACCATTTTAGAATAAGTAAATCGTACTTAATATTCTGACCAATTT
This genomic window contains:
- a CDS encoding glycogen synthase, coding for MNVLHLSAECYPVAKAGGLGDVVGALPKYQKQEGVQASVVMPFYNRKFTQEHHLINVFSSSSHLGQRVFDYEILKEEKDVLGFELYLVKIPSLLDREEIYCYPDEIEQFVAYQIAVVDWLVKANVEVDLVHCHDHHAGLVPFLMQHSSRFNSLKDIPTVLTIHNGQYQGWLGWDKFYYLPDADTSKTGLLDWGGCINSLAAAVKCCWAYTTVSPSYLAELKHQANGLEFLFELEQQKGIGILNGIDPAVWNPAKDKMIAKTYTASSVVQGKAFNKAEICRAFGLDETKPLFTFIGRLVLEKGADKLADAIRDSLKAFDGQISVLVLGSGEKYIEQQLVDLKEEFKDYNVYIGYNEELSHQIYAAADFILMPSRVEPCGLNQLYALKYGTVAIVRATGGLKDSIIDIDDTGGYGIRFDNCEVSDIVKAIERAIYLYQDNKKLTQIRKSMMSLDFSWNKSAQQYIHLYSSLTLQHGTI
- the polA gene encoding DNA polymerase I, which translates into the protein MKKLFLLDGMALIYRAHFALSKNPRFTSTGINTSAVMGFANTLLEVLKKENPSHIAVVFDTEAPTERHTDFLAYKANRQAMPEDLSLALPYVKKLIEGFNIPVITSDGYEADDVIGTLAKKAEKEGFTVFCMTPDKDFAQLVSENIFIYKPARMGNDMEILGVKEVLAKWEIEHIHQVIDILGLWGDAVDNIPGIPGIGEKTAKALIKQYGSMENIIANSHELKGKQRENVEAFAAQGLLSKRLATILLDAPVEFHEESFRLDKPDKEQLEPLFAELEFRTLGKRVFGEDFSVNDAKISSSGQMDLFSSPAAGNLVQKPVTELAEAIIPSKNIDNTPHEYHLVNDAASRQNLIQELLKQKEICFDTETTGLDAHEAELVGLSFSFKVGDGYYVPLSENQYDCKAILEEFRPVFENENIRKIGQNIKYDLLILKWYNINLKGELFDTMLAHYLLDPDTRHNMDVLAENYLGYTPVSITELIGKKGKNQGNMRDVELEKAKDYAAEDADITLQLKEVFEPLLKEVQADNLAQNLENPLIYVLADMEKEGVRIDIQQLQTYSKDLEVEINRLEATVFDKAGVKFNIGSPKQLGEVLFDKLKLDDKAKKTKTGQYQTGEDVLLALANKSDIVRDILDYRQLCKLKSTYVDALPLMINTKTNRVHTSYNQAVAATGRLSSNNPNLQNIPIKTERGREVRKAFIPRDENHILLSADYSQIELRIIAEISKDENMMEAFVNGLDIHTATAAKVYGVALSEVTSEQRRNAKAVNFGIIYGQSAFGLSQNLGIPRKEAAEIIENYFTQYAGIKRYMADTMNFARENGYVETIMGRRRYLRDINSANQTVRGFAERNAINAPIQGSAADMIKVAMIQIHQDIISQKLQSKMTMQVHDELVFDVLISEKEQMKTIIQNRMKNALKTTVPIVVEIGEGQNWLEAH